One stretch of Clupea harengus chromosome 2, Ch_v2.0.2, whole genome shotgun sequence DNA includes these proteins:
- the LOC122133435 gene encoding E3 ubiquitin-protein ligase TRIM39-like, which produces MESKMEADFHCPVCFDIFKDPLILTCTHSICKACLQQFWASKPSRECPVCRTISSQDEPLTNLTLKNLCETLLKERSQTALAGSEIRCNLHNKRLKVFCLQDRQPVCLLCRDSKQHFNHSFCLLEDVALEHKGKLKIKLKPIEKKLKAFEEAKMICNKTAEKIKSQVQHTEKQIKEEFEE; this is translated from the exons ATGGAATCAAAAATGGAGGCAGATTTTCactgtcctgtgtgttttgACATCTTCAAAGATCCGCTCATTCTGACCTGCACTCACAGCATCTGTAAAGCCTGTCTGCAACAGTTCTGGGCCAGCAAACCATCCAGagagtgtccagtctgcaggacGATATCTTCACAAGACGAACCTCTAACTAATCTGACGTTAAAGAATCTGTGTGAGACTTTACTAAAGGAGAGGAGTCAGACAGCTTTGGCAGGGAGTGAGATACGCTGCAATCTTCACAATAAGAGACTCAAGGTCTTCTGCCTGCAGGACAgacagcctgtgtgtctgcTATGTCGAGACTCAAAACAGCACTTTAACCACAGCTTCTGTCTCCTGGAGGATGTGGCACTTGAACATAAG GGTAAGCTGAAGATTAAActaaagcccatagaaaagaAGCTGAAAGCCTTTGAAGAAGCAAAGATGATATGTAACAAAACAGCTGAGAAGATTAAG AGTCAGGtccaacacacagagaagcagatcaaggaggagtttgaggag